Proteins encoded together in one Mycobacterium sp. MS1601 window:
- a CDS encoding substrate-binding domain-containing protein codes for MAVVHDWSSGGGRVPALTRAAAVLQTVTDAGRPMTLAELTELTGFPKSSVMGICHALADELLLARGVDGTYVLGSRVFELASTARAQSWPIHDIGFSYPIDESFFLSEIGALHAEADRLDARLHVHTAKEDRTRQSRQILDFVDAGLDLILIEPVASEGLEEACARAGAARIPVVAIGSAVSGANAVVATDNTKAGFLAGSALAGALGGRGRIAVVGGIPITANSDRIAGCLAAIAAHPAIEVAATSRGELDAASGQRAAEEILASDAGIDGFFAANDQIAMGISQVLRDRELHVPIVGVDGARNAVEQIRTGGPIIATATQDPPALVRAAIDIGIALHSGARVTRPSRYITPQLIDVNNAAKYEPWG; via the coding sequence ATGGCGGTGGTACACGACTGGTCGTCGGGCGGTGGACGCGTTCCCGCACTGACGCGCGCCGCCGCCGTCCTGCAAACGGTCACCGACGCCGGCCGACCGATGACGCTCGCCGAACTGACCGAGCTGACCGGCTTTCCGAAGAGCAGCGTGATGGGCATCTGCCACGCACTGGCTGACGAGCTGTTACTCGCCCGCGGCGTGGACGGCACCTACGTGTTGGGCTCGCGCGTGTTCGAGCTGGCCTCGACCGCACGCGCCCAGAGCTGGCCGATCCACGACATCGGGTTCAGCTACCCCATCGACGAGAGCTTCTTCCTCTCCGAGATCGGGGCGCTGCACGCCGAGGCCGACCGCCTCGACGCCCGCCTGCACGTCCATACCGCCAAGGAGGACAGAACACGCCAATCCCGGCAGATCCTCGACTTCGTCGACGCCGGATTGGATCTGATCCTGATCGAACCGGTGGCCTCCGAGGGCCTGGAGGAGGCCTGCGCCCGAGCCGGCGCAGCCCGCATTCCGGTGGTGGCCATCGGTTCGGCTGTCAGCGGCGCCAACGCGGTAGTGGCGACCGACAACACCAAGGCCGGCTTCCTTGCCGGCTCCGCACTGGCCGGCGCGTTGGGCGGGCGGGGCCGCATCGCTGTCGTCGGCGGCATTCCCATCACCGCGAACTCCGACCGCATCGCCGGCTGTCTCGCGGCGATCGCCGCGCACCCCGCCATCGAGGTGGCCGCCACCAGTCGGGGCGAACTGGACGCCGCGTCGGGGCAGCGCGCCGCCGAGGAGATCTTGGCTTCCGACGCCGGCATCGACGGCTTCTTCGCCGCCAATGACCAGATCGCCATGGGCATTTCGCAGGTCCTGCGTGATCGTGAGCTCCACGTCCCGATCGTCGGCGTCGACGGCGCCAGAAACGCCGTCGAGCAGATCCGCACCGGCGGACCCATCATCGCCACCGCAACCCAGGACCCACCGGCGCTGGTGCGGGCGGCCATCGACATCGGCATCGCCTTGCACAGCGGTGCACGCGTCACGAGGCCGTCGCGGTACATCACTCCACAGTTGATCGACGTCAACAACGCCGCGAAGTACGAACCGTGGGGGTGA
- a CDS encoding MFS transporter, which yields MSLRNSHDSPSTSADQRARAGAILAAVIGCVAAFKGLNESVTPPALPILQEQFQVPGSTISWVITGVLLTGTIATPIVSRLGEVWDKRRALLAVLAIVSIGTLMSALSMSIEMLIVGQLLQGVGLSTVPLAIGIIRDTQNEVRTKSANGLLVGAIFGSTAVGTMIAGPIADHLSYRWLFWVPFIALTACMVAVWHFVPRSLKSGGPRPRIDAVGSVLLALGLACVLLALTFAPSWGWLSPKLLLLFAAGLAAFALFVRTELTVVDPLIDLRLMRSFTVVAATGLMFLAGYCINAFLISVPIQIQLPASTGYGLGQTATVTSVILVSAMMIGLSAPLISVLDRRLGSRIASALAPISILAGAALMLVAGNRGSIVIIVVVSLLINFGISVSMTQSLNLVVTGVPADKVTEFNGLNFAIQAVAGTVGAQVSGAVLTVDGAAVGTPPPWSGFAIAWGLSGVLAVIALALVLAVRTPRPSTR from the coding sequence ATGTCACTGCGCAACTCCCATGACTCGCCTTCAACCTCGGCTGACCAACGCGCACGCGCAGGCGCAATCCTCGCTGCGGTAATCGGATGCGTCGCCGCGTTCAAGGGCCTCAACGAGTCGGTGACACCGCCGGCATTGCCCATCCTGCAGGAACAATTCCAAGTCCCCGGATCGACGATCTCCTGGGTGATCACCGGCGTGCTGTTGACCGGGACCATCGCGACGCCGATAGTGAGCCGACTCGGCGAAGTCTGGGACAAACGCCGGGCACTACTCGCAGTGCTGGCCATCGTGTCGATCGGGACGCTGATGTCCGCCCTGTCGATGTCCATCGAGATGCTCATCGTCGGTCAACTGTTGCAGGGTGTCGGCCTCAGTACTGTCCCGCTGGCCATCGGGATCATCCGCGATACTCAGAACGAGGTACGTACGAAGTCCGCGAACGGCCTTCTTGTCGGGGCGATCTTCGGCAGCACAGCAGTCGGAACCATGATTGCCGGACCGATCGCCGACCACCTCTCCTACCGCTGGCTGTTCTGGGTGCCCTTCATCGCGCTCACCGCGTGCATGGTCGCGGTGTGGCACTTCGTTCCGCGTTCGCTGAAATCCGGTGGACCACGACCCCGCATCGATGCCGTCGGCAGCGTCCTGCTGGCGCTCGGACTGGCATGCGTACTCCTGGCACTGACCTTCGCCCCCAGCTGGGGCTGGCTGTCACCGAAACTGCTGCTGCTCTTCGCCGCTGGACTGGCAGCGTTCGCACTCTTCGTCCGTACCGAACTCACCGTCGTCGATCCGCTGATCGATCTGCGGCTCATGCGCAGCTTCACCGTGGTGGCCGCAACGGGTCTGATGTTTCTGGCCGGCTACTGCATCAATGCGTTTCTGATCAGCGTGCCCATCCAGATACAGCTGCCCGCGTCCACCGGTTACGGTCTGGGCCAGACGGCGACCGTCACCTCCGTCATCCTGGTCTCCGCGATGATGATCGGGTTGTCCGCCCCCTTGATCTCCGTACTCGACCGGAGGCTCGGCTCGCGCATCGCGTCAGCACTGGCTCCCATCTCGATCCTGGCCGGTGCTGCTCTGATGCTCGTGGCCGGGAACCGGGGCAGCATCGTGATCATCGTCGTCGTCTCCCTGCTCATCAACTTCGGCATCTCTGTGTCGATGACCCAGTCACTGAACCTCGTGGTCACCGGTGTCCCCGCCGATAAGGTGACCGAGTTCAACGGCCTCAACTTCGCCATCCAGGCGGTAGCCGGGACGGTGGGTGCCCAGGTATCCGGCGCAGTCCTCACCGTCGACGGCGCTGCCGTCGGCACCCCTCCACCGTGGAGTGGGTTTGCGATTGCGTGGGGGCTTTCCGGTGTACTCGCCGTCATTGCCTTGGCCCTCGTCCTGGCAGTCCGAACCCCGCGACCCTCAACCCGGTAG
- a CDS encoding helix-turn-helix domain-containing protein, giving the protein MTGPRTPAVHRGARVLDAVSAGTARTPTALIGMLGLPKSSVSDLLGTLEDVGFLTRGTDGGLLTGARWSQLSDPDAVAHNLFRACAAPDLDGHTISLVRLFGNQVIFVDVHLGRLPLPLTPRPGQRFGAGMCAGAAAILSSMSADEASEAVSAAAGHLGLTDEDIQRCLELRAPRRRNVYESTSPMGHQLACSVAGTRYALVLHVPDRWPEPTTRKAGRALHVAANIY; this is encoded by the coding sequence GTGACCGGACCACGCACCCCGGCCGTGCACCGCGGTGCCCGCGTCCTCGATGCGGTCTCGGCTGGGACCGCCCGCACCCCCACTGCGCTGATCGGCATGCTCGGCTTGCCCAAGAGTTCGGTGTCCGACCTTCTCGGCACCCTGGAGGACGTCGGCTTCCTCACCCGCGGAACCGACGGCGGTCTGCTCACGGGCGCGCGGTGGTCACAGCTGTCCGATCCTGATGCTGTAGCGCACAACCTGTTTCGTGCCTGCGCCGCACCGGATCTCGACGGACACACCATCTCGCTGGTTCGACTGTTCGGCAATCAGGTGATCTTTGTCGACGTGCATCTGGGTCGGCTGCCGCTGCCGCTCACGCCGCGCCCCGGCCAGCGATTCGGCGCCGGCATGTGCGCCGGCGCCGCCGCCATACTGTCCTCGATGTCCGCCGATGAAGCATCGGAGGCGGTTTCGGCCGCTGCCGGTCACCTCGGACTGACCGACGAGGACATCCAGCGCTGTCTGGAGCTGCGAGCACCGCGGCGGCGCAACGTCTACGAGTCCACGTCCCCGATGGGGCACCAGCTGGCCTGTTCGGTGGCGGGCACCCGGTACGCGCTGGTCCTGCACGTGCCTGACCGTTGGCCAGAGCCCACCACCCGCAAGGCCGGTCGCGCTCTGCACGTGGCCGCCAACATCTACTGA